AGTAGCAGCTGACTGCAAAGAAGGAGGAAAGAAGAGAGGACAGGTAGTCCATGCAGCACGTATCGAACTGGCATTGCGTAAGTTCTTGAAGGAGAAGGGTGCAAAGGCCTTTACTACCAACTTTGATGACCTTGCTGGTGTTGACCAGATTCCTGGTATTGCAGCCCAAAGGCTTATGGCTGAAGGCTATGGTTTTGGTGCAGAAGGTGACTGGAAGACTGCAGCCCTGTACCGCACCATGTATGTAATGAGCTATGGTATGCCTAAGGGATGTTCATTCCTGGAAGACTATACACTGAACTTTGACGGTGAAAACAGCGCAATTCTGCAGGCTCACATGCTTGAAGTATGTCCTATGATTGCAGCTCAAAAGCCTCGTCTTGAAGTTCACCCACTGGGTATCGGTGGTAAGAATGATCCTGCCCGCCTTGTATTCACAAGCAAGCCGGGAGAAGGTGTTGCAGCCACTATCGTTGACATGGGCAACCGCTTCCGTATGATTGTAAATGTTGTTGACTGTATTGAGTCTAAGCCGCTTCCAAAGCTTCCGGTAGCAAGTTCACTCTGGATACCTAGACCCAACTTTGAAGTTGGTGCAGCAGCATGGATTCTTGCAGGTGGTACTCACCACACCAGCTTTTCATATGACCTGACTGTTGAGTATATGGAGGACTTTGCTGAAATAGCAGGTATAGAACTGGTGGTGATCGATGAGAACACCAATATCAGGGATTTCCGTAAGGAATTGCGTTTTAACGAAGTATATTACAAACTTTAATAATTATTGATTATTATTGCGACTTCTGGCCGGGGGGCCAGAAGTCACTAATAGTAAGTATAAACACTTCAACTACTGGTTTATGAACATATCAGGCTTTGCAACGATTGACTACGTCATTGTTGCCTTTTACATTGTTGTTCTGATCTTTCTGGGACTTTTCCTGTCCCGAACAAAGAAAGGGCAGGAAAAAACGGCCAACGACTACTTTTTGGCCGGAAATACATTAACATGGTGGGCTGTAGGTGCCTCCCTCATCGCTGCAAACATTTCTGCTGAGCAGTTTATCGGTATGTCCGGATCCGGTTATAGGATCGGACTTAGTATTGCCGCATACGAGCTTATGGCAGCTGCAGCTTTGATTATTGTGGCCAAGTTCCTTCTGCCAATTATGATTGACC
The genomic region above belongs to Xiashengella succiniciproducens and contains:
- the araA gene encoding L-arabinose isomerase encodes the protein MYKDFEVWFVTGAQLLYGGDAVIAVDGHSNEMVNGLNASGKLPVKVVYKGTVNSAKEVTATLKAANYDDKCIGVITWMHTFSPSKMWIHGLQELRKPLLHFHTQFNKEIPWDTMDMDFMNLNQSAHGDREFGHITARLRKPRKVVVGHWQDPKVQDKLAIWMRVSAAWADAQDMRIVRFGDQMNNVAVTDGDKVDAEIKFGYHVDYCPIAELVAVQNTITDAEVAELLNTYEKEYEVAADCKEGGKKRGQVVHAARIELALRKFLKEKGAKAFTTNFDDLAGVDQIPGIAAQRLMAEGYGFGAEGDWKTAALYRTMYVMSYGMPKGCSFLEDYTLNFDGENSAILQAHMLEVCPMIAAQKPRLEVHPLGIGGKNDPARLVFTSKPGEGVAATIVDMGNRFRMIVNVVDCIESKPLPKLPVASSLWIPRPNFEVGAAAWILAGGTHHTSFSYDLTVEYMEDFAEIAGIELVVIDENTNIRDFRKELRFNEVYYKL